The Urbifossiella limnaea nucleotide sequence GCCAAACGTCTGGGTGAAGTCCGACGCAGCCATCGAGGGTCGGCGCTGGGACGTGCCCGTCGGCTACGACGCGGCGGCGAAGCGATTCCTGGTACTCGGGGGGCGCACGTCGTGGGGCGACTACAAGAAGTCGCGGCCGTACGACGTGCTCTCGTTCGACCCGGCCGGGAGGTGGCGCAACGAACTCCCACCCGGCGCGACGTGGGGGTCGGAGGTCGGCCCGGTGGCGGCGCCGGCGTGGACGAGCGAGGCGTGGGGCCTCACCGACACCGCCGGAACGACGCGCCCGAACTGGACCGTGTACGGCACCTTCTCCCTCGGCCAGAAGTACGACTACGACCCCGACTCGAAAGCCTTCTACTTCTACGCCGGCGGGTCCACGTTCCGCTACGACCCGGCGCGCCGCGAGTGGGCCGACCTCAAGCCCGCGACGCACCCGCAGGCGCTCGGCGGCACGCTGCTGTGGTCGTCGATGTGCTACGACCGCGCGGCGAAGAAGTTCGTCCTCTTCGGCGGCGGCAACGTCCCCACCGAGCGCGGCGACCCCGGCACGTGGACGTACTCGCCCGCCGACAACCGCTGGGAGCCGGTGACGACCACCAAGCAGCCGCCGGCCCGCGCCAACTCGCGCCTCGCCTACGACCCCGTAGCCCGCAAGGTCGTCCTCTTCGGCGGCGACAGGCTGAACGAACTCGTCGCCGACACGTGGGTCTTCGACACCGCCACCGGCACCTGGGACGAACGCCGCCCGACCGTCTCGCCGACGCCCCGCGCCGGGCACGCGCTGCTGTGGCTGCCGAGGGCGCGGAAGCTCCTTCTCCTCGGCGGGTACACGTACACCTCGACCACCGAGTACGTCGCCCCGCTGTACCGCCCCCTCCCGCTCGAGGCGTGGACGTTCGACGCCGCCGCCGACAGGTGGGAACTCGTCGGCCGCTGGTCGCGCCCCGCCGACGGCCCCCTCGGCCCGGCGAACGTCTTCCTCGCGGCCGCGGTCGACGAGAGCGACACCGTCCTCGCACTCGACGCGCAGAACCGCGCGTGGACGTGCCGGATCGACACGTCGAAGCCCGACCCGGCCGCCGCCGTGGCCTTCGGCGCGACCCCGGGTGCGACCGTGCGCCGCACCGGCTCGCACGACCCGGCGTGGTACGCCGACGGGGTTCCCGCCGCCGACCCGGCGGCGGTGGCGGCGGGCCTCGCGGCGCTGCCGGCGAACCGGTGGGTGGTGCGCGCGACGCCGAAGCGGCCGCTCATGAACATGGACTGGGGCTCGGCGGCGTTCGACACGCGCCGCGACAAGATCGTGCGCTTCTCCGGCGGGCACTCGGCGTACAGCGGCACCGCCCCGCAGGTGTACGACGTGGCGACCGACCGCTACTCGATCCCGTTCGCGCCGGAGTACCCGGCCGAGTACGTGTACAGCAACGACCAGGTGAGCGGCGAGTGGAGCTTCGGCCGCAACCCGTGGATGACCGGCCACACCTACAAGTCCACCGGCTACGACCCGAACCTGCGGGCGTTCGTGTTCGCCCCGCACGACTACACGTACTTCTTCGACCCGGACGCGAAGGCGTGGTCGCGCTCGGCGGCGAAGAACCCGTACCGCCCGAACTTCTACACGGTCACCGTCTGCGCCACGCCGGCCGGCGCGGTCGTGTGGGCCGACGACCGCACGACCGGGAAGGCCGGCTTGTGGCGCCTCGACGACGCGCGCACGTGGCAGCCGCTGCCGCTGCGCGGCGAGTTGCCGGCGAAGTCGGCGGACCAGCACGGCCTGGCGCACGACACGAAGCGCGACCGGCTGCTCTTCTTCAGCGACACCGGCCCGAGGAAGGCGAACGTCGCCGCGTACGACTTCAGGACCGGCGAGGCGAAGTGGCTCGACCCGGCGGGGACGGGTCAGGCGCTCGTCCACTGCCGCGAGACGGCGTACCTGCCGGACCTCGACTGGGTGCTCATCGGCGGCCGGGTGCGCGACGAGTCCGGTGGCTGGCGCTGGCTGGCCTACGACTGTGCGGCGAACGCTTGGGTGTCGGTCGACCTCCCCGGCGACGACCCGGTCGGCCGGGCGGGGGCGTTCAGCAACTCGATGGGGCTGATGTACGACCCGGCGCGGAAGCTCGTGTGGGCGGTCGGCCAGCACAGCCACGTCCACGCGCTGCGCCTCGACCGCGCGACGGCGCGCGTGACGCCGCTGCGGTGACCGCCCGCCGCTTCCCCACTTGGGTGCGTGCTCATGACGCGATCGTTCAGTCCCGTAGCGGTCGTTGCCGCGTTCCTGGCCGCGGCCGGCGCACTCCGGTCGGCGGACGACGTGCCGTTCGTCGCCCGCCTGGACAAGACCGAGCAGCGGTACGTGGTGGTGACGCCGACGGGGTTCGACGCGAAGCGGGCCAACACCGCCGTCGTCGCCCTCCACGGCCACGGGTCCGACCGCTGGCAGTTCGTCAAGCAGGACCGGGGCGAGTGCAAGGGAACGCGGGATGTCGCCGAGGCGCGCGGGTTCCTGCTCGTCAGCCCCGACTACCGGGCCAAGGCCTCGTGGATGGGGCCGGCGGCCGAGGCCGACGTGCTGCAAATCCTCGACGAGTTGAAGGAGAAGTACGGGGTGCGGCGGGTAGTCGTGGCCGGCGGGTCGATGGGCGGGACGGCCGCGCTCGCGTTCGCCGCCCTCCACCCCGACCGGGTGGCCGGGTGCGTGTCCCTGAACGGCACCGCGAACGTGGTCGAGTACGAGGGCTTCGCGGACGCGATCGCGGCGGCGTACGGGGGCACGCTGAGGGAGCGGCCGGAGGTGTACCGCAGCCGGTCGGCCGAGCTGCACGCCGACCGGCTGACCATGCCCGTCGCGATGACCACCGGCGGGAAGGACACCGTCGTCCCGCCCGCGAGCTGCCTCCGGCTCGCCGAGAAGCTGAAGGCGCTCGGCCGATCGGTCACGCTCATCCACCGCCCCGACGGCGGCCACGCGACCACCTACGCCGACACCGTGGAGGCGTTGACCGCCGTGATCGGCCGGCTGCCGAAGGAGGACGCGGACCGCGGCCGGTGACGGGTCGTCTACACCTCGCGGTCGTACGGGCCACAGTTCCGGGGAACAGGACCGAGATCTCGTCGATCTCGGTGTAGGCGTAGACCCCGCCGATACGGACCGACCCGCCGACAGTCCCTCGGAGCCGAGGAATGCCGGCCGGCGGTCCGAGTGCGATCGCCAGGCCAGTCGCCTCAATCGAGATGGAACACGGGCCGGTCGATGCGGACGACCTGTGACACCCCCAGTCGGTGGAATTCCAGCAGGACGCGGAGCATGTCCGCCCGCCGGTCGACCCGACGCCCGAGGAGGAGGCCGCCGCCGCCCCGCTCCGGGACGCTGCGAAGTCCGAGTTCGGGCTCGGCGACTACCTGCTGGAGGTGGTCGCCGACCCGGAGGCGTACGCCCATTCGGCCCGCGACCTCGTCCTCGGCCCGACCTCGGCCGCCCGCCGGGTCGCCGGCACCCCGTTCGACGACCTGCCGTACTCGCTGTCGTTCAAGTGCGATGGCTGCCTGTACACCGAGTTCTGCATGAAGTGGAGCGCGGAGCGGGAAGACCTGTCCCTCCTCCCGTACCTGAGCGGCACCGAGAAGGACGCCCTCCGGCGGGCCGGGGTGGCGACGATCTGCGGGCTGGCAACGCTCAAGGAGTTCGCCCCGAGCACTGCCGGCGGCACGACGACCGACCTGGTCCCTGCCCCGGGCCGCGAGGCCCTGGTCAAGACGCTGGCCGCCACCTGGCCGGTCGGCCCGCGGCTTGACGAGTTGGTCCACCGGGCCAGGCAGTTCCGCCGGTCGGCGAAGAAGGACGGCACCGCCGCCCTGCCGTTCATCCCGGACAAGGGGAACAGCTCGCTGCCGGTATCCCGCCCGGACCTGAACCCGAACCTGGTGTGGGTGTACGTCGACGCCCAGTTCGACTACCTCGAAGGCCGGGTCTACCTCCTCGGCGCGCTGGTCGTGGCGTGCGAGAACGGTATTCCGACCCGCCGCCGGGCGGTGGTGAAGATGACCGCCGGCCCGCCCGACTCGGCGGCGGCGGAGCGCGACCTGTTCGTAGGCTGGACCCGCGGGCTGCTCGACGCGGTGGTCGAGCTGGCCGCCCCGTCCGACCCGGCGGCCGAGAAGAAGGCCGCCCCGATCCACGTCGTCTTCTTCGACCGGCACGAGCAGCGGCTGCTCCTCGACGGGCTGGCCCGCAACTTCCCCGCAATCCTGGGGACCACGCCGCCGCTCTACGACTTCCTGACCCAGCTCGCGGCGTTCGACTCCCCGATCGCCAGCTACCTGGCCGACGAGGTGCGGGCGTTCAAGAACTTCCCGATGACCTGCCAGTCCTTGCAGTCCCTGGCCGCCTACCTGAAGTTCGACTGGAACACGCCCCGCCCGTTCCGGGACCGCTTCAAGGCCCGGCTGTTCGACTACCTGGGGAAGGTCGATGTCGAGGGGCAGGCCGAGTGGTACACCCGCCGGTCCCGGTTCGCCAGCTCGGTCCCGCTGGAGTACGCCTACGCCGCCTGGGGGCAGCTCCAACAGCCGGCACCCGGCAAGGGGGACGAGTTCGCCGACTTCCGCGGGGCCACGGCCGACCTCGTCACCGCCTTCCAGGAACGGCGGCTGGAGGCGATCGAACACGTCACCCGGTCGGTCGCCGGCAACCCGAACACGGCCAAGACGGCGTTTGTGCTGCCGGACGTGGCGACCTACGAGGACAAGGCCCGCGACCTGGCCCACGCCCTGGACGAGTTCGTCACCATCGAGCGGCTGGTCGCCCTCGCCGACTGGAAGGCGACCCGGCACGCCCAGCCGGAGCGGCGGGTGCTCATGGGCGAGTGCCTGCTGGTCCGGTACGACGAGGCCGACCAGGAGCCCGAAGTCGCCGAGCAGAACCGGGAGAACGAGCGGCGGCGGCTCAAGCGCGAGGGGTACGCGGCGGCGTTCAAGGCCGCCAACCCCGACAAGCCGTTCCGGCTGAACAAGGAGCAGTCGGCCGAGTGCAAGTGGTCGGCCGACGGGCTCCGGGTCCGGCTCCGGGTGGAGGCGGCCGGCGTCGACTGCGACCTCCACGAGGCCCTCCTCCTGTCCACCCTGCGGGACGGGGCGCGGGTCGTCGTGTTCCGGCGGTGGACGACCGACGAGCGGCTCCCGCCGGACCAGCGGACGGAGTTCACCCCGACCCCGAAGCAGATGCTCTACGGCACCCGGGCGGTGTTCCGCCGGGTGGTGGTGACCCGGGCCGACGCCGCCGGCCGGGCCGCGGAGGCGGTCGCCGAGGTCGAGCTGACCGACGGGTTCGGCAACGACAGCATGAAGCCGTTCGTCTTCTCGGCCATCGGCCGGCCGCTCGCCGCGGGGGAAGCGTACACGCTCGACCCGTGCCCGAACGACATCTCCGGGTACTGGCACGCGAAGGTCGTCGAGGGGCTGTGCGGGGGCCAGCCGAACAGCCTGTACGCCCGGCTGGCGAACCCGCCCGCGGCCGGGGACGGTGCGGGGTCGCCGGGCCAACTGGCGTTCCTGGCCGGGCTCGACGCCTTCCGGGATGCCGGTCTCTTGCACGACTTCGAGCCGGGCAAGCGGGCGTTCATCGGCGTCCACGCCGCGACCCCGGTCTTGCTCGTCCAGGGGCCGCCCGGGACGGGCAAGTCGTACGCCACGGCGTTCGCCGTCCTGGCCCGCCTCCAGGGGGCGATGCGGGCCGGCCGGCCGTGCCGGGCGTTCCTCACCTGCCACACCCACGCGGCCATCGACGTGCTGGTGGCCAACGTGCTGGCCGTGCGGGAGAAGCTCCGGGAGCTGCGGGCGGCCGACCCGAAGATCTTCGCTGCGCACTTCGACGCCCGGCTGCTGGACGTGCCGCTGTACCGGGTGGCCCCGAACGACCCGCCCCCGGACGGGGTGGTCGCACTGGCGAAGGACGCCGAGAAGGGGAAGGACGAGGAGTACAACGCGGACGTGATCCAGGAGAACGACTGGGTGGTGGTCGGGGTGACCGCCGGGGGCACCTACCAGTTGCTCAAGCAGAAGTGGTCGAAGACCGTGTTCGGCCATGGGCTGTGCGACCTGCTGGTGCTCGACGAGGCCAGCCAGCTGAGCCTCCCGGCGGCGGTCATGGCCGCCCTCCCGCTGAAGCCCGACGCCCCGGTGGTGGTGGTCGGGGACCACCGCCAGATGCCGCCGATCGTGAAGCACGACTGGGACGCCGAGGCCCGGCGGACGTTCGCACAGTACCAGGTGTACGAGAGCCTGTTCGACACTCTGCTGGCGCAAAAACCGCCCCCGCCGGTGATCCGGTTCGCCGAGAGCTTCCGGCTGCACGCAGCGATGGCCGAGTTCCTGCGGCGGGAGGTGTACCGGCACGACGGGATCGCCTACCACTCGAAGAAGACCGACCTGCTCCCGGCCCGGCCGCTCGCGGACCCGTTCACCGCGGCGGTGCTCGACCCGGCGTACCCGCTGGTGGTGGTCGTCCACGACGAGTGCGGGAGCCAGGTCCGCAACCCGTTCGAGCAGGCCCTGATCGGCCCGGTCCTGAAGGCCCTGGTCGACCCGGCCGGGCACGGGCTGGACCCGGCCGGCGGGCTCGGGGTGGTGGTGCCGCACCGGGCGCAGCGGGCCGCGCTCCAGCAGGCGTTCCCGGAGCTGAGCATCGTCGACCCGGCGACCGGGCTGCCGGCCCGGTCGGCGGTGGACACGGTGGAGCGGTTCCAGGGCGGGGAGCGGACGGTCGTCATGGTGAGCGCGACCGAGAGCGACCGGGGCTACCTGCTGGCGGCGGCCGGGTTCCTGCTCGACCCGCGGCGGCTGACGGTGGCCGTCAGCCGCGCCAAACAGAAGATGGTGCTGGTGGCGAGCCGGAGCGTGTTCGAGCTGTTCAGCCCGGACGAGGAGACGTTCGCCAACGCCCTGCTGTGGAAGAACCTCCTCCTGCGGACCTGTACCACGCTCCTGTGGGAGGGGGAACGTGACGGGGTGCCGGTCCAGGTGTGGGGCGGCCGGTAGGCCGCCTCGCGCCGGCGACGGGATCGGGCGGATCAGGTCGGCGACGAGTTGTTCGAGGTGAACGATGTACGACCTGATCGGGGACATTCACGGCCACGCCGACGAACTGGAGCAACTGCTCCAGACCCTCGGCTACGAGATAGCAGCCGGGGTCTACCGCCACCCCGACCGGAAGGTGGTCTTCCTCGGCGACTTCATCGACCGGGGGCCGCAGATCCGGCGGGTGCTGGAGACCGTCCGCCCGATGGTCGAGGGCGGTCACGCCCTGGCCGTCATGGGGAACCACGAACTCAACGCCCTGGCCTACCACACCGGGGACCGGGACGGGCCGGGCGAGCACCTCCGCCGCCGGACGCCGAAGAACGTGGCGCAGCACCGGGCGACCCTGGAGCAGCTACCCCCGCCGGAACTCCGGTCCCACCTGGGGTGGTTTCGGAGCCTCCCCCTGTGGCTCGACCTCGACGGGGTGCGGGCCGTCCACGCCTGCTGGGACGAGCGGGCGATAGGACAGGTCGCCGGGGGTCTGCGGGAGTTCGGCGGCGCTTCCGACGACTTCCTGCACGCGGCGTGTCGGACGGGGGGGCCGCTGTTCGCCCCGGTCGAGGTCATCCTCAAGGGCAAGGAGGGCAAGCTCCCGCAGGGGGCGTCCTTCCGGGACAAGGACGGGCACGTTCGCACCGAGATTCGCACCCGCTGGTACGCGGCCCCGGACGGCCACACCTACCGGACGTACGCCCTCCAGACCGACGAAATCGCCTGCGACCTCGCACTCGACGAGCAGGTGGTCGCCGCCGCCGCCCCCTATCCGGTGGCCGGCAAGCCCGTCTTCGTCGGCCACTACTGGCTGTCGGCGCAGCGCCCCGGAGTGCTGGCCGACAACGTGGCGTGCCTCGACTACAGCGTTGCCAAGGGTGGGTTCCTGTGCGGCTACCGCTGGAATGGTGAGCCGACGTTGAGCGACGAGAACTTCGTGCGGGCTTAGGAGACAAGCCGATGTCGCCGGGAGAAAATCGTCAACGCGTTCCCGAAGGGGGGCGACCACCCGGGCGTGCGGTATCGTGCGGACGATTGGGCGGGTGAACATCCTGAATGACCGCAGCCAGCAACCCCGCATGAAGTTGACGGCCGTCGACAAGGTGTTCGGCGTCGTGGAGTGGGACGAGGCCGATGGCAGCCCGCGCTGGCACGCGACGCATCCGCCGGCGACCCGGTGCGAGTCGATACCGAGCTTAAGAAACAACTAATACGAGTCAGAATAATTAGGAAGCCGATTACCCGTCGGCCCCTTCCACCCACACGGCCCCGCCCCGCACTTTTATCGTGTGGGCGGGGCTTTTCTCGTTCCTGGAGGAAGTCGAGATGAAGCTGGTCCGCCCCGACACCGACCCCGTCCGCGACAAGTTCGCCCAGGCACGCAAGGAACTGTCGAGTGCCCTCATCGAGCGGGAGGACGAGGTGGACCTCGTCCTCACCGCCCTGGTCGCCAACGAGCACATCTTGTTGGTCGGCCCGCCGGGGTGCGGGAAGTCGCTGCTGCTCGACTCCGTCCTGTCGTGGACCGGTGGGTCGAAGTTCTCGATCCTGCTCACGAAGTTCACGACGGTGGAAGAGGTGATGGGGCCGGTGAGCCTCGCGGCCCTGAAGGCGGACAAGTACCTGCGGGTCACGACCGGCAAGCTGCCGGAGGCCGACTACGCGTTCGTCGACGAGGTCATGAAGGCGTCCTCCGCGATCCTGAACACGCTGCTGAAGATCCTCAACGAGCGGGTCTACGACGCCGGCGACGGGGTCGCCCGGCGGGTGCCGCTCAAGCTCTGCCTCGGGGCGAGCAACGAGTGGGCGTCGCCGGACACCGGGAAGGAGCTGGCCGCCCTCAGCGACCGCTTCCTGCTGCGGAAGGCCGTCTCACCCATCCGCTCCCAGGCCGGCCGGCAGCGGCTCCTGTGGACCCGCGACCACGCCCCCAAGCTCTCCACCACGGTGACCCCGGCCGAGGTCGAGCAGGCCCGGCGGCAGGCCCTGGCCTTGCCGTGGTCGGACGAGGCGAAGGACGCCCTGGAGGTGATCCTGAAGGAGCTGGCCCGGGAGGGCATCCAGCCGGGCGACCGGCGGCAGTTCAAGACGGTCGGGGCGGTGCGGGCCTTCGCCTACCTGTGCGGCTCCGACGAGGTGCTGCCCGAGCACCTGGAGGTCGCCCAGCACTGCCTGTGGGACGCGCCCGAGGAGCAGCCGCAGAAGGCCGCCCAGGTGATCGCCAGGATCGCCAACCCCGTCGGCATGCGGGTCACGCAGCTGCTGCTGGAGGTCGAGCAGGTGCTGGCCGCGGCCGACGTGCGGAACCTGGCCGACGCCGCGAAGGCCGCCGCAAAGCTCGCCGAGATCGACCGGCAGCTGTCGACGCTCAAGGGCAACGGCCGGGTCGAGACGGCCCGGGCGTACCTGAAGGACCAGCTCCGACGGCTCAAGCTCGCCTCGATCGAGGCCGTCTGACCCGCACTCATCCACAACCCGGCAGACCATCTTTGTGCGACCGAAGGGGTCGGCGCGCCGGACGTGGCGTCCCATCAACCGGAGGAGGCATGGACCCGAACGACCTGCTCAAGATGCTCGACCTGGACGGCAAGCCGCCCGACGCGCCGAAGGAGACCGGGGTACTCGCGGGCGGCACCGGCCCGCTCCCCGCGACCGACGCCCGCCCGACCGCCCTGGAGGTGGACGCGTGGGGGCTGCGGCGGGGGCGCGATCTCGTCGCCGAGAGCGACCGGCTGAAGGGGGCCGGCACCGACGCGTTCGCCGCCGCCGACTTCTTCGCGGCCGGGTTCGACCCGGACCCGCGGCTGGTCGAGACCTGCGCCGACCCGCGGCGGCACCAGTTCGTCACCCAGATGCTCGACACGCCCGAGTACCGCGCCCTGCACGCCGCCACCCGGCTGGACGACACCGCCGCGGCGATCGCGGCGACCCACTTCGCCGAGCAGTTCGCACGACTCAAGAAGGAGGACACCAAGGACCACGCGGCCGGTACGACGGCCGGGGGCACGCCCGGCGACGAGATGGCGACCCTGCGGGCCGTCGGCCGGGCGGTCGCCGCGGCCTGCACGGAGGTGGCCCAGCTGCACGAGGCCGCTGGGGCGCTGGGGATGGGGCCGGGGGCGCCGGGGAGCAACGACCCGCGGGCCGTCGCCGCCCTGTTTAAGCGCGTGCGGAGCGACCCGACGCTGCGGCGGATCTGCGAGCTGGCCGGGCGGTTCCGGCGGGTCGCGCAGTCGAAGCAGCGAATGAAGCAGACGCACGGGCTCGACGACGTCGTCGGCGTCGAGCCGGGGGGCGACGTCGGCCGCCTGCTGCCGGTCGAGCTGTCGCGGCTCATGCTCCCCGAGCTGGAACTCGACACGCTCCGCCGGATCGTCGAACGCGACGCGATGTGCCGCGAGCACCATGCCGTCGAGCCGGTCGGGAAGGGGCCGGTGATCGTCTGCATCGACGAGTCCGGGTCGATGGAGGGGGACAAGGCCCACACCGCGAAGGCCCTGGCCCTGGCCCTCGCGTGGGTTGCCCGGCACCAGCGGCGGTGGTGCGCCCTGGTCGCCTACAGCGGCGACAGTGGCGAACGGTTGCTGGCCCTGCCGCCGGGTCGGTGGGACGAGGCGAAACTCATGGACTGGCTCGCCGCCTTCATCGGCAAGGGGTCCGACCTCGACGTGCCCGTGAAGGAAATGCCCCGGATGTACGCCGAGCTGAAGGCCCCGGCCGGGGTCACCGACCTGATCTTCGTGACCGACGCGAGGTGCAGGATAGCGGGCGGCATCCGTGACACCTTCCTGGCGTGGAAGGTGGCGGCCCGCGCCCGGCTCGTCACCCTGGTGGTCGACAGCCCGCCCGGCGACCTCGCACTGGTCAGCGACGAGGTCCATCAGGTTCGCTCACTCGCACCCGACACCGACGGCGTCGGCCGGGTGCTCTCCCTGTAGCCCTTCCGCCCCCGCGGGTTCGGCCCGGACGGACGCCGTGTCCGCCCCGGCCTGACCCCGTTCGCGTTAACGGCGACACGCCTGACCCGGCCCGCGGCCGGGCCGGGCGTGTTCGCCCACCATCCCCCTCACACAAGGAGTCCTGCCCATGCCCGCGACCGCCCCGCTCCCGTTCCCCGTCGCCGCCGGCACCCGGCTGCTCGGCGAAGTCATCTCGTGGACCTGCTCGGGGGTGGCCGTCACCCACCCGGCCCTGCTGACCGCGCTGCGGGACGCCGGCCTCGACGAGAACGTCGCCCGCGAGCTGGCCGCCAAGCACGCCTTCACCCGCGCCTGCAAGAAGCTGTGCGACCGCCGCATCATCCGCCAGGTGGCCGAGGACGAGACCTGCGTCAAGTTCCAGTTCACCCAGGAGTCCCGCGACGGGGACCGGTACGAGTACGCCCTGGAGACGATGCTCACGCTCGACAAGAGGACCGGGACGGTGACGTGCGACCTGCCGGGCCTCGCCACCCTCGCCCAGGAGGAACTCGACCGCGCGACCGACGCCCGGACGGGAAGTGACGTGACGCGGGTGATCCAGAAGCTGTTCGACCGGCACGCCGACCTGTTCCCGATCCGGCCCCAGGGCGGCTGCTACTTCACGCCGATCCGGCACACGACTTTCGTGGACAAGGTGCAGGCGATGCTCGGCCGGCTGAACGGGCAGATCCTCCGGTTCCCGGTTCCGGCGGGGACGGCCGAGGGGGACCGGTCGGTGAAGGACGCGGTCGCCGCCGGGCTCGCGGCCCTGATCGACGACCACCGCAAGGCGGTCGCTCTCTTCGGCGAGGACACGCGGGAGGACACGCTCAAGCGCGCGGCCGACAAGATCCGCTCGACCCAGTTCAAGATCGCCGCCTACGCCGAGTACCTGCTCGACGAGAAGGGGAAGCTCGACCGGGAGCTGGCCGCCGCCCGCGACGAGCTACGGGCCAAGGTGGACCAGCTCGCCGCCGTCGCCTGACCTACCCACCACGGAGGGATGCCGTGATCGTGCCCGTGACCCGTAAGCCGGGCGACCTCGCCCGGCACCTGCTGTTCGTCACCACGCCGGCCCTGTGGCCGGCGTGGCCGTTCCTGCCCGTCACCCGCCACCGCCGCGGGGTGATCGACCTCGGGCTGATGTTCGACGCCCGCGGGGCGTGCGGGCTGACCGGGTATTCGGCGACCGTCTTCGCCTGCAACCTGTTCGCCCTCCCGCCCACCCTCGACCAGTTCCTCGCCCTGCCGAAGGAGGTGTTCGACGCCGCCGAGGAGTTGATCCAGGTCGGGTGGCGCGTCGACTGACGCCACCCCCAACCGACGGAGGAGTTCGCCGTGATCGTGATCCCGCGCGGGCTGGCCCGGTCGTTCCGGGCGCTGCTCCGCAAGTGCGTCGCCGGCCGGCCGCGTGGCCCGGCGCCCGTCGTCGTGCTCGAGTGCCGCGCCGGCACCCTGACCGTGTGGGCACAGACTGCCGACGCCGCGCTCGGCTACACCGCCGCGACGCCGAGTGACGACGGAGTGCTGGTCGTCCCGGTGACCGTCCTGGCCGCCGTCGAGGGCGCCGGCGACGACCCGGCCGAGTTGACTGTCGGTACGACGCTCCGCGGAGAGGCCCGGTGGGTCGACCGCGGCGTGCCCGGTACCCACCCGTTCGATGCGATTCTGCCCGGCAAGCAGCACCGTCCGCCCGCCTCGCCCACTGACTGGCACCCGGTCCCGCCAGAGTTCCTGACGGCCCTGTACGAGTGCGGGCGGACCACGGCCCGCGAGTCGGGCCGGTACGCACTGTCCCGCGTGCAGGTCCGCGGCACGGCCGGGCACGTCGTCGGCACCGACGGCCGGACCGCCCTCGTCTGGGGCGGGTTCGACCTGCCCCTCCCGGACGACCTGCTGGTGC carries:
- a CDS encoding Kelch repeat-containing protein — encoded protein: MRRFYWLLVILFSATATATAAEPNVWVKSDAAIEGRRWDVPVGYDAAAKRFLVLGGRTSWGDYKKSRPYDVLSFDPAGRWRNELPPGATWGSEVGPVAAPAWTSEAWGLTDTAGTTRPNWTVYGTFSLGQKYDYDPDSKAFYFYAGGSTFRYDPARREWADLKPATHPQALGGTLLWSSMCYDRAAKKFVLFGGGNVPTERGDPGTWTYSPADNRWEPVTTTKQPPARANSRLAYDPVARKVVLFGGDRLNELVADTWVFDTATGTWDERRPTVSPTPRAGHALLWLPRARKLLLLGGYTYTSTTEYVAPLYRPLPLEAWTFDAAADRWELVGRWSRPADGPLGPANVFLAAAVDESDTVLALDAQNRAWTCRIDTSKPDPAAAVAFGATPGATVRRTGSHDPAWYADGVPAADPAAVAAGLAALPANRWVVRATPKRPLMNMDWGSAAFDTRRDKIVRFSGGHSAYSGTAPQVYDVATDRYSIPFAPEYPAEYVYSNDQVSGEWSFGRNPWMTGHTYKSTGYDPNLRAFVFAPHDYTYFFDPDAKAWSRSAAKNPYRPNFYTVTVCATPAGAVVWADDRTTGKAGLWRLDDARTWQPLPLRGELPAKSADQHGLAHDTKRDRLLFFSDTGPRKANVAAYDFRTGEAKWLDPAGTGQALVHCRETAYLPDLDWVLIGGRVRDESGGWRWLAYDCAANAWVSVDLPGDDPVGRAGAFSNSMGLMYDPARKLVWAVGQHSHVHALRLDRATARVTPLR
- a CDS encoding alpha/beta hydrolase family protein, yielding MTRSFSPVAVVAAFLAAAGALRSADDVPFVARLDKTEQRYVVVTPTGFDAKRANTAVVALHGHGSDRWQFVKQDRGECKGTRDVAEARGFLLVSPDYRAKASWMGPAAEADVLQILDELKEKYGVRRVVVAGGSMGGTAALAFAALHPDRVAGCVSLNGTANVVEYEGFADAIAAAYGGTLRERPEVYRSRSAELHADRLTMPVAMTTGGKDTVVPPASCLRLAEKLKALGRSVTLIHRPDGGHATTYADTVEALTAVIGRLPKEDADRGR
- a CDS encoding bifunctional RecB family nuclease/DEAD/DEAH box helicase, which gives rise to MEFQQDAEHVRPPVDPTPEEEAAAAPLRDAAKSEFGLGDYLLEVVADPEAYAHSARDLVLGPTSAARRVAGTPFDDLPYSLSFKCDGCLYTEFCMKWSAEREDLSLLPYLSGTEKDALRRAGVATICGLATLKEFAPSTAGGTTTDLVPAPGREALVKTLAATWPVGPRLDELVHRARQFRRSAKKDGTAALPFIPDKGNSSLPVSRPDLNPNLVWVYVDAQFDYLEGRVYLLGALVVACENGIPTRRRAVVKMTAGPPDSAAAERDLFVGWTRGLLDAVVELAAPSDPAAEKKAAPIHVVFFDRHEQRLLLDGLARNFPAILGTTPPLYDFLTQLAAFDSPIASYLADEVRAFKNFPMTCQSLQSLAAYLKFDWNTPRPFRDRFKARLFDYLGKVDVEGQAEWYTRRSRFASSVPLEYAYAAWGQLQQPAPGKGDEFADFRGATADLVTAFQERRLEAIEHVTRSVAGNPNTAKTAFVLPDVATYEDKARDLAHALDEFVTIERLVALADWKATRHAQPERRVLMGECLLVRYDEADQEPEVAEQNRENERRRLKREGYAAAFKAANPDKPFRLNKEQSAECKWSADGLRVRLRVEAAGVDCDLHEALLLSTLRDGARVVVFRRWTTDERLPPDQRTEFTPTPKQMLYGTRAVFRRVVVTRADAAGRAAEAVAEVELTDGFGNDSMKPFVFSAIGRPLAAGEAYTLDPCPNDISGYWHAKVVEGLCGGQPNSLYARLANPPAAGDGAGSPGQLAFLAGLDAFRDAGLLHDFEPGKRAFIGVHAATPVLLVQGPPGTGKSYATAFAVLARLQGAMRAGRPCRAFLTCHTHAAIDVLVANVLAVREKLRELRAADPKIFAAHFDARLLDVPLYRVAPNDPPPDGVVALAKDAEKGKDEEYNADVIQENDWVVVGVTAGGTYQLLKQKWSKTVFGHGLCDLLVLDEASQLSLPAAVMAALPLKPDAPVVVVGDHRQMPPIVKHDWDAEARRTFAQYQVYESLFDTLLAQKPPPPVIRFAESFRLHAAMAEFLRREVYRHDGIAYHSKKTDLLPARPLADPFTAAVLDPAYPLVVVVHDECGSQVRNPFEQALIGPVLKALVDPAGHGLDPAGGLGVVVPHRAQRAALQQAFPELSIVDPATGLPARSAVDTVERFQGGERTVVMVSATESDRGYLLAAAGFLLDPRRLTVAVSRAKQKMVLVASRSVFELFSPDEETFANALLWKNLLLRTCTTLLWEGERDGVPVQVWGGR
- a CDS encoding metallophosphoesterase, with translation MYDLIGDIHGHADELEQLLQTLGYEIAAGVYRHPDRKVVFLGDFIDRGPQIRRVLETVRPMVEGGHALAVMGNHELNALAYHTGDRDGPGEHLRRRTPKNVAQHRATLEQLPPPELRSHLGWFRSLPLWLDLDGVRAVHACWDERAIGQVAGGLREFGGASDDFLHAACRTGGPLFAPVEVILKGKEGKLPQGASFRDKDGHVRTEIRTRWYAAPDGHTYRTYALQTDEIACDLALDEQVVAAAAPYPVAGKPVFVGHYWLSAQRPGVLADNVACLDYSVAKGGFLCGYRWNGEPTLSDENFVRA